A single Penaeus vannamei isolate JL-2024 chromosome 22, ASM4276789v1, whole genome shotgun sequence DNA region contains:
- the LOC113808081 gene encoding uncharacterized protein — protein MLQSLEMKYLVFLTVLVLSSGAPTYGPPRASGYSGSGGSGYPIGGPRCKQGEVVHADGSCVVPEISQTVFVFDGPEKNEKPSGSPPYLPPPKVQRSILFVNLPEQDAGPDPIILPPPRQESVVYVLNKGKGEEGQKVIEVTPPPTSYPEVYFVNYEEGDNPVLPLGVDLQTALRAAAEARVQGATGSAAFGGGSTGVIRGGGVSGAYRSPSHAVAAPSTSYRTP, from the exons ATGCTTCAGTCTCTCGAAATGAAGTATCTG GTTTTCTTAACAGTCTTAGTCCTTTCAAGCGGCGCACCCACTTACGGGCCCCCGAGGGCTTCCGGATATTCAGGCAGCGGGGGTTCAGGATACCCAATTGGAGGTCCAAGATGTAAACAAGGAGAAGTCGTGCATGCAGATGGATCCTGTGTTGTTCCCGAAATATCTCAAACTGTTTTCGTGTTCGACGGTccggaaaaaaacgagaaaccaaGTGGCTCGCCCCCATACCTTCCTCCGCCGAAGGTGCAACGAAGCATTCTCTTTGTAAATCTTCCCGAGCAGGATGCCGGACCTGACCCTATCATTCTTCCTCCGCCAAGGCAAGAGAGCGTCGTGTACGTCCTCAACaaaggtaaaggagaagagggacagaaagtCATCGAAGttactcctcctccaacctcataTCCTGAGGTCTACTTTGTCAATTATGAAGAAGGGGATAATCCTGTACTTCCTCTTGGCGTGGATCTTCAGACTGCGCTCAGGGCAGCTGCTGAAGCTAGAGTTCAAGGCGCCACTGGTAGCGCAGCATTTGGCGGAGGCAGTACTGGTGTTATTCGAGGTGGAGGAGTAAGTGGGGCATACAGGTCTCCTAGTCATGCCGTTGCGGCTCCATCCACTTCCTATAGAACACCGTGA